A genomic window from Streptomyces broussonetiae includes:
- the tsaB gene encoding tRNA (adenosine(37)-N6)-threonylcarbamoyltransferase complex dimerization subunit type 1 TsaB, which produces MLLLALDTATPAVTVALHDGTDVIASSSQVDARRHGELLLPAVDRVLAEAGLTLAEVTGIVVGVGPGPYTGLRVGLMTADTFGLALGVPVHGVCTLDGLAYAADIEKGPFVVATDARRKEVYWATYADSRTRLTGPAVDRPADIAEQVAGLPAVGAGALLYPDTFPQVHEPEHVTAAALAALAVERLAAGEELPAARPLYLRRPDAQVPKNYKVVTPK; this is translated from the coding sequence GTGCTCTTGCTCGCTCTGGATACCGCAACACCCGCCGTCACCGTCGCGCTGCACGACGGCACGGACGTCATCGCCTCGTCGAGCCAGGTGGACGCGCGCCGGCACGGAGAGCTGCTGCTGCCGGCCGTCGACCGGGTTCTCGCCGAGGCCGGGCTCACGCTGGCCGAGGTCACCGGCATCGTCGTCGGCGTCGGGCCCGGTCCCTACACCGGCCTGCGCGTCGGCCTGATGACCGCGGACACCTTCGGTCTGGCACTCGGCGTCCCGGTGCACGGCGTGTGCACGCTGGACGGCCTCGCCTACGCCGCCGACATCGAGAAGGGCCCCTTCGTCGTGGCGACCGACGCCCGGCGCAAGGAGGTCTACTGGGCGACGTACGCCGACTCGAGAACCCGGCTGACCGGCCCGGCCGTGGACCGCCCGGCGGACATCGCCGAGCAGGTCGCGGGCCTTCCGGCCGTCGGCGCGGGCGCGCTGCTCTACCCGGACACGTTCCCGCAGGTCCACGAGCCCGAGCACGTCACGGCCGCCGCCCTCGCCGCGCTGGCCGTGGAGAGACTGGCCGCCGGCGAGGAGCTGCCGGCGGCCCGGCCGCTGTACCTGCGCCGTCCGGATGCCCAGGTACCCAAGAACTACAAGGTGGTCACACCGAAGTGA
- the tsaE gene encoding tRNA (adenosine(37)-N6)-threonylcarbamoyltransferase complex ATPase subunit type 1 TsaE: MERPAAPAVPQDPAETRLTITSPEQMRELGRHLAKLLRAGDLVMLSGELGAGKTTLTRGLGEGLGVRGAVTSPTFVIARVHPSLGDGPPLVHVDAYRLGGGLDEMEDLDLDVSLSDSVIVVEWGEGKVEELTEDRLQVVIHRAVGDTTDEVRHVTLAGLGERWAEAGLETLTA; the protein is encoded by the coding sequence ATGGAACGACCGGCAGCACCAGCAGTACCGCAGGACCCCGCTGAGACCCGGCTGACGATCACCTCTCCCGAGCAGATGCGCGAGCTGGGCCGCCACCTGGCCAAGCTGCTGCGCGCGGGCGACCTCGTGATGCTCAGCGGCGAGCTGGGCGCGGGCAAGACCACGCTGACCCGCGGGCTCGGCGAGGGCCTGGGCGTGCGGGGCGCGGTCACCTCGCCGACCTTCGTGATCGCCCGGGTGCACCCCTCCCTCGGCGACGGCCCGCCCCTGGTCCACGTCGACGCCTACCGGCTCGGCGGCGGTCTGGACGAGATGGAGGACCTGGACCTCGACGTCTCGCTCTCCGACTCGGTGATCGTCGTGGAGTGGGGCGAGGGCAAGGTCGAGGAGCTGACCGAGGACCGGCTCCAGGTCGTCATCCACCGCGCCGTCGGCGACACCACCGACGAGGTACGGCACGTCACGCTGGCCGGGCTGGGGGAGCGCTGGGCGGAAGCCGGCCTGGAGACGCTGACCGCCTGA
- the alr gene encoding alanine racemase codes for MSETAAEPTAPLRARAEIDLGALRANVRALRARTPGAALMAVVKSDGYGHGAVPCARAALAAGATWLGTATPEEALALRAAGLPGPILCWLWVPGGPWRQAIEAGIDVSLSGMWALREAVAAARAAGRPARVQLKADTGLGRNGCQPGPDWAELVGEALRAEAEGLVRVTGLWSHFACADEPGHPSITAQLDRFREMLAYAEEQGVRPEVRHIANSPAALTLPETHFDLVRTGIALYGISPSPELGTPADFGLRPVMTLSASLALVKHVPGGHGVSYGHHYVTPGETTLGLVPVGYADGIPRHASGAGPVLVDGKWRTVAGRVAMDQFVVDLGGDEPAVGSEAVLFGPGDRGEPTAEDWAQACGTIAYEIVTRIGTRVPRVYVNGEEIG; via the coding sequence ATGAGTGAGACAGCAGCTGAGCCGACCGCCCCCCTGCGCGCCCGTGCCGAAATCGATCTGGGCGCCCTGCGCGCCAATGTGCGGGCCCTGCGCGCCCGGACGCCGGGCGCGGCCCTGATGGCCGTCGTCAAGTCCGACGGGTACGGCCACGGGGCGGTGCCGTGTGCCCGCGCGGCTCTCGCGGCGGGCGCGACCTGGCTCGGCACGGCCACGCCCGAGGAGGCCCTGGCGCTGCGCGCGGCCGGGCTGCCGGGCCCGATCCTGTGCTGGCTGTGGGTGCCCGGCGGGCCCTGGCGGCAGGCGATCGAGGCCGGCATCGACGTGTCCCTGAGCGGGATGTGGGCCCTGCGGGAGGCCGTGGCGGCGGCCCGCGCGGCCGGGCGGCCCGCGCGCGTGCAGCTCAAGGCCGACACCGGGCTCGGCCGCAACGGCTGCCAGCCCGGCCCCGACTGGGCGGAACTGGTCGGCGAGGCCCTGCGGGCCGAGGCCGAGGGGCTGGTGCGGGTCACCGGCCTGTGGTCGCACTTCGCCTGCGCCGACGAGCCCGGGCATCCGTCCATCACCGCCCAGCTCGACCGCTTCCGCGAGATGCTGGCGTACGCCGAGGAGCAGGGCGTGCGCCCCGAGGTGCGGCACATCGCCAACTCGCCCGCCGCGCTCACCCTTCCCGAGACCCACTTCGACCTCGTCCGCACGGGCATCGCCCTGTACGGCATCTCGCCGAGCCCGGAACTGGGCACGCCGGCCGACTTCGGACTGCGCCCGGTGATGACGCTCAGCGCCTCGCTGGCCCTGGTCAAACACGTCCCGGGCGGACACGGCGTCTCCTACGGCCACCACTACGTCACGCCCGGCGAGACGACTCTCGGCCTGGTGCCCGTGGGGTACGCGGACGGCATCCCGCGACACGCCTCCGGCGCCGGCCCGGTGCTGGTCGACGGCAAGTGGCGTACCGTCGCCGGGCGGGTCGCCATGGACCAGTTCGTGGTGGACCTCGGCGGGGACGAGCCCGCGGTGGGCAGCGAGGCCGTGCTGTTCGGGCCCGGCGACCGCGGCGAGCCCACCGCCGAGGACTGGGCGCAGGCCTGCGGCACGATCGCGTACGAAATCGTCACGCGCATCGGAACCCGGGTTCCCCGCGTCTATGTGAACGGGGAAGAAATCGGGTAA
- a CDS encoding holo-ACP synthase — protein MTIIGVGIDVAEIDRFRASLERTPGLADRLFVASELLLPGGERRGIASLAARFAAKEALAKALGAPPGLHWTDAEVYVEDSGRPRLRVQGTVAARAAELGVRSWHVSLSHDAGVASAVVVAEG, from the coding sequence ATGACCATCATCGGAGTGGGGATCGACGTCGCCGAGATCGACCGGTTCCGGGCGTCGCTGGAGCGCACCCCCGGGCTGGCCGACCGGTTGTTCGTGGCGTCGGAGCTGTTGCTGCCCGGCGGGGAGCGGCGGGGTATCGCCTCGCTCGCGGCCCGGTTCGCGGCCAAGGAGGCGCTGGCGAAGGCGCTGGGGGCGCCGCCCGGACTGCACTGGACCGATGCCGAGGTGTATGTCGAGGACAGCGGGCGGCCCCGGCTGCGGGTGCAGGGGACGGTGGCCGCACGGGCGGCGGAACTGGGCGTGCGGTCCTGGCATGTGTCGTTGAGTCACGACGCCGGTGTCGCCTCCGCCGTGGTGGTCGCCGAGGGGTGA
- the tsaD gene encoding tRNA (adenosine(37)-N6)-threonylcarbamoyltransferase complex transferase subunit TsaD, translated as MADEPLVLGIETSCDETGVGIVRGTTLLADVVASSVDEHARFGGVVPEVASRAHLEAMVPTIDRALKEAGITAKDLDGIAVTAGPGLAGALLVGVSAAKAYAYALGKPLYGVNHLASHICVDQLEHGPLPEPTMALLVSGGHSSLLLSEDITSDVRPMGSTIDDAAGEAFDKIARVLNLGFPGGPVIDRYAREGDPGAIAFPRGLTGPRDPAYDFSFSGLKTAVARWIEARRAAGEEVPVRDVAASFQEAVVDVLTRKAVRACKDEGVDHLMIGGGVAANSRLRALAQERCEAAGIRLRVPRPKLCTDNGAMVAALGAEMVARNRSASSWDLSADSSLPVTDPHVPGTHDHVHEVSKENLYR; from the coding sequence ATGGCTGACGAACCCCTCGTCCTCGGCATCGAGACCTCCTGCGACGAGACCGGCGTCGGCATCGTCCGCGGCACCACCCTGCTGGCGGACGTCGTCGCCTCCAGCGTCGACGAACACGCCCGCTTCGGCGGCGTCGTGCCCGAGGTCGCCTCCCGCGCGCACCTGGAGGCGATGGTCCCCACCATCGACCGGGCGCTGAAGGAGGCGGGCATCACCGCCAAGGACCTCGACGGCATCGCCGTCACCGCCGGCCCCGGTCTCGCGGGCGCGCTGCTCGTCGGCGTCTCCGCGGCCAAGGCGTACGCCTACGCCCTCGGCAAGCCCCTGTACGGCGTCAACCACCTCGCCTCGCACATCTGCGTCGACCAGCTCGAGCACGGCCCGCTGCCCGAGCCGACGATGGCTCTGCTGGTCTCCGGCGGCCACTCCTCGCTGCTGCTGTCCGAGGACATCACCTCCGACGTCCGCCCAATGGGCTCGACCATCGACGACGCGGCCGGCGAGGCCTTCGACAAGATCGCCCGGGTGCTGAACCTGGGCTTCCCCGGCGGCCCGGTCATCGACCGGTACGCGCGCGAGGGCGACCCCGGGGCCATCGCCTTCCCGCGCGGCCTGACCGGCCCGCGCGACCCCGCCTACGACTTCTCCTTCTCCGGTCTCAAGACGGCCGTGGCCCGCTGGATCGAGGCCCGGCGCGCGGCCGGCGAGGAGGTCCCGGTCCGTGATGTGGCCGCCTCCTTCCAGGAAGCCGTCGTGGACGTCCTCACCCGCAAGGCCGTGCGGGCCTGCAAGGACGAGGGCGTCGACCACCTGATGATCGGCGGCGGAGTCGCGGCCAACTCCCGGCTGCGCGCCCTCGCCCAGGAGCGCTGCGAGGCGGCCGGTATCCGGCTGCGCGTTCCGCGCCCCAAGCTGTGCACGGACAACGGCGCGATGGTGGCCGCGCTGGGCGCCGAGATGGTCGCCCGCAACCGCTCGGCCTCCAGCTGGGACCTGTCGGCCGACTCCTCGCTGCCGGTGACCGACCCGCATGTGCCCGGCACCCACGACCACGTGCACGAGGTCAGCAAGGAGAACCTGTACCGGTGA
- a CDS encoding SDR family NAD(P)-dependent oxidoreductase: MTPRTYLSDLFALDGRTALVTGGSSGIGRAIAGALARAGARVVVVARGAGQLAKTVDELTAAGARAAWVAGDVTTRAGVRAAAEEAAGVFGEPDILVNSAGINLRPPMGELDEDVWDTTMAVNLQAPFLLGQRFGPGMAERGFGRIIHVSSQQAHRAFVHSGAYGVSKGGLESLARSQAEAWSPYGVTANTLVPGFVMTPLNERISRDPEKVAALAARTMTGRNGLAEDFEGAAVFLASRASAYVTGQSIFVDGGLSVH, from the coding sequence ATGACGCCCAGGACCTATCTCTCCGACCTGTTCGCGCTGGACGGCCGTACCGCCCTGGTGACGGGAGGCAGTTCCGGCATCGGCCGGGCCATCGCCGGCGCACTGGCGCGGGCCGGCGCCCGTGTGGTGGTAGTGGCCCGCGGCGCCGGGCAACTGGCCAAGACCGTCGACGAGTTGACGGCAGCGGGCGCCCGGGCGGCCTGGGTCGCGGGCGATGTGACCACCCGTGCCGGGGTGCGTGCCGCGGCCGAGGAGGCGGCCGGTGTCTTCGGGGAGCCCGACATCCTCGTCAACTCCGCCGGGATCAACCTCAGGCCGCCGATGGGCGAGCTGGACGAGGACGTGTGGGACACCACCATGGCCGTGAACCTCCAGGCACCCTTCCTGCTGGGGCAGCGGTTCGGGCCCGGCATGGCGGAGCGCGGCTTCGGCCGGATCATCCACGTCTCCTCCCAGCAGGCCCATCGCGCCTTTGTGCACAGTGGTGCCTACGGCGTCTCCAAGGGCGGGCTGGAGTCGCTGGCCCGCTCACAGGCCGAGGCCTGGTCGCCGTACGGCGTCACCGCCAACACGCTGGTGCCCGGCTTTGTGATGACCCCGCTGAACGAGCGGATCTCCCGCGACCCCGAGAAGGTGGCCGCCCTGGCCGCGCGCACGATGACCGGCCGCAACGGCCTCGCCGAGGACTTCGAGGGCGCGGCCGTGTTCCTGGCGAGCCGCGCCTCCGCCTATGTCACCGGCCAGTCGATCTTCGTGGACGGCG
- a CDS encoding L,D-transpeptidase family protein: protein MLGLASEPAPASAPGRAPAPVSGPAPGPAPVPGPAPELVPGAAPGDGQFWEAGTPDQALPPTVYTPPLREDRIEPKKASAGAYDLIEYVPLADAAAKVACSKRTGPYQRQVERWLKLRVDGKQSAADCRAVRAFQLRHGIKPASGFAGPVTWSTMMLVSARRNPNAARKCPVRSYTVACVDLDRQLTWVQKGSKVVFGPVPMRSGRRGHPTRKGWHTIYWRHKNHVSTLYNQPMPYAQFFDGGEAFHAVYGTIYTTVGSYGCVNLRLGDARTLWNVLKKGDHVYVWGRRPGT, encoded by the coding sequence GTGCTGGGTCTCGCGTCCGAGCCCGCCCCGGCATCCGCGCCCGGCCGCGCGCCCGCTCCCGTATCCGGCCCTGCCCCCGGCCCCGCCCCCGTGCCCGGCCCCGCGCCCGAGTTGGTGCCGGGTGCTGCCCCCGGGGACGGGCAGTTCTGGGAGGCCGGCACTCCCGACCAGGCGCTGCCGCCGACGGTGTACACGCCGCCCCTGCGCGAGGACCGTATCGAGCCGAAGAAGGCGTCGGCGGGGGCGTACGACCTCATCGAGTACGTGCCGCTCGCCGACGCCGCCGCCAAGGTGGCGTGCAGCAAGCGGACCGGGCCGTACCAGCGGCAGGTGGAGCGCTGGCTGAAGCTGCGCGTGGACGGCAAGCAGTCCGCCGCCGACTGCAGGGCCGTCCGCGCCTTCCAGCTCAGGCACGGGATCAAGCCCGCGAGCGGGTTCGCCGGGCCGGTCACCTGGTCGACGATGATGCTGGTCTCGGCCAGAAGGAATCCGAACGCGGCGAGGAAGTGCCCCGTCCGGTCGTACACCGTCGCCTGTGTCGATCTGGACCGGCAGCTCACCTGGGTGCAGAAGGGCTCCAAGGTGGTCTTCGGGCCGGTGCCGATGCGCAGCGGACGCAGGGGGCACCCCACCCGCAAGGGCTGGCACACCATCTACTGGCGGCACAAGAACCATGTGTCCACCCTGTACAACCAGCCCATGCCGTACGCCCAGTTCTTCGACGGCGGCGAGGCCTTCCACGCCGTGTACGGCACCATCTACACCACCGTCGGCTCCTACGGCTGCGTCAATCTGAGGCTCGGCGACGCGCGCACGCTGTGGAACGTGCTCAAGAAGGGCGACCATGTCTACGTGTGGGGGCGGCGGCCCGGTACCTGA
- a CDS encoding NAD(P)H-hydrate dehydratase — translation MRTAYSVETVRAAERALMARLPEGALMQRAAAGLAAACAELLGRVYGSRVVLLVGSGDNGGDALYAGARLARRGAGVTAVTLAPERAHAGGLAALRRAGGTVASASASASAEALIERADLVVDGIVGIGGKGGLRPEAAALAEAAECSRAAVVAVDLPSGVEADSGEVRGAAVRADLTVTFGAYKPGLLIDPAREYAGVVRLVGIGLELPGEGELEALQHADVARLLPVPGAESDKYRRGVVGIAAGSARYPGAAVLAVSGALRGGAGAVRYVGPAADAVIARFPETLVSDRGPAKAGRVQAWVVGPGAGDDAASVVEVLGTEVPVLLDADGLRLAERDVVRGRTAPTLMTPHAGEAAALLGVRREEVEAARLAAVRELAAVYRATVLLKGSTTLVADAGGGAVRVNATGTSWLATAGSGDVLSGLAGSLLAAGLSALDAGSVAAYLHGLAGRFAADGAPAGAHDIAARIPEAWRDVRD, via the coding sequence ATGCGTACTGCGTACAGCGTGGAGACGGTAAGGGCGGCCGAACGGGCCCTCATGGCACGGCTGCCGGAGGGCGCGCTGATGCAGCGGGCCGCCGCGGGACTGGCCGCTGCCTGCGCGGAACTGCTCGGGCGGGTGTACGGCAGCCGGGTGGTGCTGCTCGTCGGCAGCGGGGACAACGGCGGTGACGCGCTGTACGCGGGGGCGCGGCTGGCCCGGCGGGGGGCCGGCGTCACGGCCGTGACGCTCGCGCCCGAGCGGGCGCACGCCGGGGGACTGGCCGCGCTGCGGCGGGCGGGCGGCACGGTGGCTTCTGCTTCTGCTTCTGCCTCTGCCGAGGCGCTGATCGAGCGGGCCGATCTCGTCGTGGACGGGATCGTCGGGATCGGCGGGAAGGGCGGGTTGCGCCCCGAGGCCGCGGCCCTGGCCGAGGCGGCCGAGTGCTCCCGTGCCGCCGTGGTGGCCGTGGATCTGCCCAGCGGGGTCGAGGCCGACAGCGGGGAGGTGCGCGGGGCCGCCGTCCGCGCCGACCTCACCGTCACCTTCGGCGCCTACAAGCCCGGGCTGCTGATCGATCCGGCGCGCGAGTACGCCGGGGTCGTACGGCTGGTCGGCATCGGGCTGGAGCTGCCCGGCGAGGGCGAGCTGGAGGCCCTGCAACACGCCGACGTGGCGCGGCTGCTGCCGGTGCCGGGCGCGGAGAGCGACAAGTACCGGCGCGGGGTGGTCGGCATCGCGGCCGGCTCCGCGCGCTACCCGGGGGCCGCGGTACTCGCCGTCTCCGGGGCGCTGCGGGGCGGCGCGGGGGCCGTGCGGTACGTCGGTCCGGCCGCGGACGCGGTCATCGCCCGCTTCCCGGAGACGCTCGTGTCCGACCGGGGTCCGGCGAAGGCGGGGCGGGTGCAGGCCTGGGTGGTCGGGCCGGGGGCCGGGGACGACGCGGCGAGTGTGGTCGAGGTGCTCGGGACCGAGGTGCCGGTGCTGCTCGACGCGGACGGGCTGCGGCTGGCCGAGCGGGACGTGGTACGGGGGCGTACGGCGCCGACGCTGATGACCCCTCATGCGGGCGAGGCGGCGGCGCTGCTGGGGGTACGGCGTGAGGAGGTCGAGGCAGCACGGCTGGCCGCGGTGCGGGAACTGGCGGCGGTGTACCGGGCGACGGTGCTGCTGAAGGGTTCCACGACGCTGGTGGCCGATGCCGGGGGCGGTGCGGTTCGGGTGAACGCCACGGGGACGTCCTGGCTGGCCACGGCGGGCAGCGGCGACGTGTTGTCCGGCCTCGCCGGGTCGCTGCTGGCGGCGGGGCTTTCGGCACTGGACGCGGGGAGCGTGGCGGCGTATCTGCACGGTCTCGCCGGGCGGTTCGCGGCGGACGGGGCGCCGGCGGGGGCGCATGACATCGCGGCGCGGATTCCGGAGGCGTGGCGGGACGTGCGGGACTGA
- the rimI gene encoding ribosomal protein S18-alanine N-acetyltransferase, whose protein sequence is MRWWDIDQVLELEKNLFPEDTWSRGMFWSELAHARGAGATRRYLVAQDESDETGGAAEAGGTGETRGTGRIVGYAGLASSGDQADVQTIAVARGLQGTGLGGRLLAELLRAATAFECHEVLLECRVDNVAAQKLYERFGFEPIGFRRGYYQPGNVDALVMRLTTASDSGSAAGSASEQGTENNG, encoded by the coding sequence ATGCGCTGGTGGGACATCGACCAGGTCCTGGAGCTGGAGAAGAACCTGTTCCCCGAGGACACCTGGTCCCGGGGCATGTTCTGGTCCGAGCTGGCCCACGCCCGGGGCGCGGGGGCCACCCGCCGCTACCTCGTGGCCCAGGACGAGTCGGACGAGACCGGAGGGGCCGCCGAGGCCGGTGGGACCGGTGAGACCAGAGGGACCGGCCGGATCGTCGGGTACGCGGGCCTCGCCTCCTCCGGCGACCAGGCCGACGTCCAGACCATCGCCGTCGCCCGCGGCCTCCAGGGCACCGGCCTCGGCGGCCGGCTGCTGGCCGAGCTGCTGCGTGCGGCGACCGCGTTCGAGTGCCACGAGGTGCTGCTCGAGTGCCGGGTCGACAACGTCGCCGCCCAGAAGCTGTACGAGCGCTTCGGCTTCGAGCCCATCGGCTTCCGGCGCGGCTACTACCAGCCGGGCAACGTGGACGCCCTGGTCATGCGCCTGACCACAGCATCCGACAGCGGCTCCGCCGCGGGTTCCGCATCAGAACAAGGAACAGAGAACAATGGCTGA
- a CDS encoding alpha/beta fold hydrolase, which translates to MSESSAEAAADIVASAAAASAAAAGGWRRATGIAGAAIGVLAAGAAAGVAVERMTVGRGMRRKARLALDSAGPYGTLRGTPGRAITDDGTELYYEVDEVEPDTGPNLSPRRRRLFGRKAPAPVTVVFSHGYCLNQDSWHFQRAALRGVVRTVHWDQRSHGRSGRGVAQARDRVPVTIDQIGRDLKAVLDAAVPEGPIVLVGHSMGGMTMMALAAQYPELIRDRVVATAFIGTSSGRLGEVDFGLPLAGVNAVRRILPGVLKALGQQAELVEKGRRATADLFAGIIKRYSFAGRDVDPAVERFAERMIESTPIDVVAEFYPAFTDHDKTGALVSFREMPVLVLAGVQDLITPSEHSEVIGDLLPDAELVLVPDAGHLVMLERPEVVTDRLADLLTRAGAVPAGATVSGYGTTGSTSSTAGPR; encoded by the coding sequence GTGAGCGAGAGCAGTGCGGAGGCCGCGGCGGACATCGTCGCCTCGGCGGCCGCCGCCTCCGCTGCAGCGGCCGGCGGCTGGCGCCGGGCGACCGGCATCGCCGGTGCCGCGATAGGTGTCCTCGCCGCGGGCGCGGCGGCCGGCGTGGCCGTCGAGCGGATGACGGTGGGGCGCGGCATGCGCCGCAAGGCGCGGCTGGCCCTGGACTCCGCGGGACCCTACGGCACCCTGCGCGGCACCCCGGGCAGGGCGATCACCGACGACGGCACGGAGCTGTACTACGAGGTCGACGAGGTCGAGCCCGACACCGGCCCGAATCTCTCCCCGCGCCGGCGCCGGCTCTTCGGCCGCAAGGCCCCCGCCCCGGTCACCGTCGTCTTCAGCCACGGCTACTGCCTCAACCAGGACTCCTGGCACTTCCAGCGCGCGGCCCTGCGCGGGGTCGTACGGACCGTGCACTGGGACCAGCGCAGCCACGGGCGGTCCGGGCGGGGTGTGGCCCAGGCCCGGGACCGGGTGCCGGTCACGATCGACCAGATCGGCCGGGATCTGAAGGCCGTGCTCGACGCCGCCGTGCCCGAGGGGCCGATCGTGCTGGTCGGGCACTCGATGGGCGGGATGACGATGATGGCGCTCGCCGCCCAGTACCCGGAGCTGATCCGGGACCGGGTCGTCGCCACCGCCTTCATCGGCACCTCCTCCGGGCGGCTCGGGGAGGTCGACTTCGGGCTGCCGCTCGCCGGGGTCAACGCGGTGCGCCGGATCCTGCCGGGCGTGCTCAAGGCGCTCGGGCAGCAGGCGGAGCTGGTGGAGAAGGGGCGCCGGGCCACCGCCGATCTGTTCGCGGGGATCATCAAGCGGTACTCGTTCGCCGGGCGGGACGTCGACCCGGCCGTCGAGCGGTTCGCGGAGCGGATGATCGAGTCCACGCCGATCGACGTGGTCGCCGAGTTCTACCCGGCCTTCACCGACCACGACAAGACCGGGGCGCTCGTCTCGTTCCGGGAGATGCCCGTACTGGTGCTGGCCGGCGTCCAGGATCTGATCACGCCCAGCGAGCACAGCGAGGTCATCGGCGACCTGCTGCCCGACGCCGAGCTGGTGCTCGTGCCGGACGCCGGGCACCTCGTGATGCTCGAGCGCCCGGAGGTGGTCACGGACCGCCTCGCGGATCTGCTCACCCGCGCGGGCGCGGTGCCGGCAGGAGCTACGGTTAGTGGCTATGGAACGACCGGCAGCACCAGCAGTACCGCAGGACCCCGCTGA
- a CDS encoding COG4705 family protein: MTTKSVMKKLPEVTLAFWIMKIAATTLGETAGDLFAQTLRLGYFLTTIALFGVFVVTLVIQLRSRRYNPFFYWTVILSTSMAGTTTSDFMNRDASAAYLSNGATSLGWGPQGLGLGYPEGAAILVSLLLLIFLGWKLSGMTFRITEIVTFRGEALFWSAILVSNTLGTSMGDFLSDSSGLGYLGGAALVTGVLLVLVALMKVPAVPNVLLFWIAFVLTRPLGATAGDFLTKPTAKGGLDLGTIGSSAVLLTVLFGLMAYAHLRERRSMTAQFTGAEATAVQPQRAGHR; encoded by the coding sequence TTGACGACGAAATCCGTCATGAAGAAGCTGCCCGAGGTCACCCTCGCCTTCTGGATCATGAAGATCGCGGCGACGACCCTGGGCGAGACCGCGGGCGACCTGTTCGCCCAGACGCTCAGGCTCGGCTACTTCCTCACCACGATCGCCCTGTTCGGCGTCTTCGTGGTGACGCTGGTGATCCAGCTGCGCTCGCGGCGCTACAACCCGTTCTTCTACTGGACGGTGATCCTGTCGACCTCGATGGCCGGCACCACCACGTCCGACTTCATGAACCGGGACGCGAGCGCCGCATACCTCTCGAACGGCGCGACGTCGCTGGGCTGGGGCCCGCAGGGCCTGGGCCTCGGCTACCCGGAGGGCGCCGCGATCCTGGTCTCCCTCCTGCTGCTGATCTTCCTCGGCTGGAAGCTGAGCGGGATGACCTTCCGGATCACCGAGATCGTCACCTTCCGGGGCGAGGCCCTGTTCTGGTCGGCGATCCTGGTCTCCAACACCCTCGGCACCTCGATGGGCGACTTCCTCTCCGACAGCTCGGGCCTCGGCTATCTGGGCGGCGCCGCCCTGGTGACCGGTGTGCTGCTCGTGCTGGTCGCCCTGATGAAGGTCCCGGCCGTGCCGAACGTGCTCCTCTTCTGGATCGCGTTCGTGCTGACCCGCCCGCTGGGCGCCACGGCCGGCGACTTCCTGACCAAGCCGACCGCCAAGGGCGGCCTGGACCTGGGGACGATCGGTTCCTCGGCGGTGCTGCTCACGGTGCTGTTCGGCCTGATGGCGTACGCGCACCTCAGGGAACGGCGGTCCATGACCGCGCAGTTCACGGGCGCCGAGGCGACGGCGGTCCAGCCGCAGCGGGCCGGTCACCGGTAA